GCGGCTCCGTCCATCCCACGACGGCCACCCTGCATGGCGGCCTCCGGCGTGCACCGGCGCCGCCCGGACCGGTGTGGCGGACCCGTTCGCGGCGGGCCGCCCGATACGTTGGGCTGTGGCAGGCCCGGCGGAAGGAGATCCGATGTCGGAGAACAAGCGCACGGTCGAGCGATACCTGGACGGGTTCCGCAAGAACGACCACGCGCAGATCCTGTCGTGCCTGACCGACGACATCACCTGGACCGTCTACGGCGCGTTCAAGCTGTCCGGCAAGCAGGCCTACGACGAGGCCATCGACGGTCCCGGCTTCATCCAGCCGCCCACGCTGGACCTGGTCCGGATGGTCGAGCAGGACGACGTGATCATGGCCGAGCTGACCGGCGAGGCCCGCCGCACCGACGGCTCGGTGATGCGTATGTCCATGGCCGAGGTGTTCGTCATGCGCGGTGGCCTGATCGCCGAGCGCCGGGCCTGGGTGATCGAGCTGAAGGAGAACGACCACCGCTGAGCGGCGGCCGGGCGGCCGACCCGAGAGGAAGGGGCCGGCCGCCCGCCCGTTTCACGCCGCAGATCGGCCGGACCTCGCAGACCTGGCGGGGATGCCACCTGACCGGTGCACCCGCCCACGTGCCAGGCACGTTAAGAAGGGCACCTTCTTATACGCGAAGCGTTAAGAAGGTGCCCTTCCTTTCACGGGGTCACCAGCCGGTGCGGCCGGCTCCGTACGGGTAGAGCGGGTTGCCGTAGTTGGTCGGCACCGGCTGGCCGGCGTCGATGCGGGCCCTGATCTCGTTGCGCTGGGCGGTGGTGGCGCCCAGGTCGTAGGGCAGGTCCCAGAACTCGACGGCGTCGGCGAGCACGTCGCTGCCGCCGGGCCGCAGCACGTCGGACAGGTTGCGGGGCAGCTGCCACGGCAGCTTGCCGCTGGGCGCGTAGTCGCCGAACAGCAGGCCGGCCAGGGCCGGGCCCATCTCCTCGCCGCCGCGGTAGGTGACCACCGTGGCGGCGGTCAGCGCGTCCCACTCGGTGATGACGTATGGGCGCGGCATCACCAGCACGACCACGACCGGGATGTTCTGGTTGCGGAAGTTCTGGATCACCGCCAGCTGGTCCGGCGGCAGGAACGGCTGCTCCTTCACCCAGTTGGTGGCGTGGGTGTAGGAGCCCTCACCGACCGCGACGATGGCGAGTTTCGGAGACGGTCCGGAGTCCTGGTACACGTTGACCCCGGCGGTCGCCGCCCGCGCCCTGATCGAGTCGATGATGTTCTTCGAGCCGTACTCCTGGTGGAAGTAGCTGGTCCAGATGCAGCAGGCCAGCGAGTCGGCGGCGCGCGGACCGGCCACCACGATGTTGTCGCCCGCGTTGAGCCGCAGCGGCAGCACCCCGTTGTTCTTCAGCAGCGTCATCGCCTCGCGCGAGGCCTGGTTCGCCAGCTGGGTGTACGCGGGCTGGTGCATCCGGTACGTGCCGTTGACCGGGTCGCCGTACGGCGCCTCGAAGATGCCGAGCTGGAACTTCAGCCGCAGCACCCGCCGGACCGCGTCGTCGATGCGGGCCGCGGGCACCCCGGCGGTGAAGGTCGCCATGGAGTAGCCGGGCGCACCCGGGTCCGCGCCGCCCATCACGTCCGAACCGGCCTTGGCCGCCCCGACCCACGAGCCCGACGGCAGCCAGTCCGTCGTGATCAGGCCCGTGTAGCCCAGGTTGTTGCGCAGGTAGGCCAGGATCGGCGCGCTGTCACCGGCCCCGGGGCCGCCCGGGTCCAGGAACGAGCTGCCCGCGTACCCCGGCATGATGTTGACCGCGCCGGCCTCCAGCGCGGCCCGGAACGGGATCATGTGGTACTTGATGGTGACCGCGTCGTACACGATCAGCGCCTCGCCGCCCGCGCCCTCGCCGGGCCAGTGCTTGACCGTGGCCAGCACCGATGCAGGGTTGAGCTCCGGGCCGCCCTGCAGGCCCGCCACCAGCGCCCGCACCTGGGCGGCGGCGACGTCGGCGTTCTCGCCGTTGCCCTCCTGGATCCGGGGGTAGATCACCTTCGTGCCGACCTCGGCCAGCGGGCCGAGCACGCCGCGGGTGCCCACTTCGAGCTGCTCGCGGCGCTGCATGTCGCCGAGCTTGTACTGCAGCGGGTAGTTGCGGCCCGCGGCCAGCGCGCTCTGCGTCGGGTAGGTGGTCTTGTACCCGTGGATGGTGTCGCCCGCCGACACGAACGGGATGCCCAGGCGGGTGGTCGCCGAGGACAGCAGGAAGTTGTGCAGGTCAGGGCCCTCGGCGGGGCCGAAGTGCCAGCCCGCGCGGTTGAACGCCTGGGCGTTGTAGAACATCTGGTACGCCTTCTCCTCCAGCGTCATCCGCCCGAGGAGATCGTTGACCCGCGTCTCGACCGGCAGGCGCCAGTCCTCGTACGGCTCGACGGCGCCGTTCTTGTTCAGGTCGCGGCTGCCGTTGACGATGTTGACGCCGTCGGCGACCGTCTCCAGCACCGGCAGGTAGACGCTGAACCTCCGGATGTTCGACACCGAGACCGTGCCGCCGGAACTGTTGACGGCCACCACGTACCACTTGTACGTCCAGCGGTCGGGCAGGTCCCAGGTCGGGGTGTACGTCGTGCCGGTGGGCTCGGCGACCTTCGTGTACAGGTCGATGAGGTTCCCGGACTGGGTGAAGTCGTAGTCGGTCCGGCTGATGTTGAGCCAGACCTGGTAGCGGGCCGCGCCGCCGACCGCGTTCCAGCTCAGCGCCGGGCGGCGGGTGGTGGTGACCATCGCCGCGTCGGCCGGGCCGGTCAGCTGGAACTGGCCGGTGGTCGCCGGGGGACGGGTCGGGGCGGACAGCATCGGCGGGGTGGTCGCCGACGTGTTGACCGTGCCGAACACCTGCAGCTCCCACAGCGAGTAGCCGTAGCCGGTGGCCCGCTGCGTGCCGTAGAGGCGCAGGTAGCGGCCGGTGCCGCTGATGTTGAGCGTCTCGATGCCGCCGTTGCCGGTGGTGGTCGAGTAGATGCCGGTCCAGTTCGTGCCGTCGGCGGACGTCTCGATCCGGTAGCCGCGCGCGAACGCGGACTCCCAGTTGAGCACGACCCGGCTGACGGTCGCCGTGCCGCCGAAGTCGATCCGGATCCACTGCGGGTCGCTGAACTGGCTGGACCAGCGGGTGGTGGTGCGCCCGTCCAGCGCGGCGGCGGGGGCGTTGCCGCCCTCGTACGACGACGCCTCGACCTTCTTGAACTCCGAGATCGGCGTGCCGCCCGGGTTGGGGTTCGGGCTCGGGCTGCTGCTCGGGCTCGCGCTGGGGCTGGGCTGGCCGCCGATCACGCCGAAGACCTGGAACTCCCACAGCGAGTAGCCGTAGCCGATGGCCCGGGTGGTGCCGTACATGCGCACGTAGCGGCCGCTGCCGCCGACCGCGAGGGTCTGCGTGCCGCCGGTGCCGGTGGTCGTGGAGTAGATGCTGGTCCAGGCGTTGCCGTCGGGCGAGACCTGGATCTGGAAGGCGGTCGCGTACGCCGTCTCCCAGACCAGCCGGACCTGGTCGATCGCGGCGGTCGCGCCGAGGTCGACGCGGATCCACTGCGGGTCGCTGAACTGGCTGGACCAGCGCGTGCCGGGGTCGCCGTCGACGGCGGCGGCGGCCGGCGTGCCCGCGCCCTCGATCGACGACGCGGTGACCGGCTTGCCCTGCGAGATCAGGGGGCCGGCGGCCTGCGCCGGGGTGTTGGCCACCAGGGACTGTGCGAGCAGTACCAGAGCGGCGGTGACGGACGCCGCCAGCGCGGCCCGGCGGAACCGGGCCCGTCTGGCGACGGGTGGGATGGACATGGGCTGCTCCTGTCGTGGTGCGGGACGGGACAGGACGCGCCGCGTGGGGGACGGCCACGGTGGACGCGTCGTGTTTGGAGAGCGCTCTCCAAAGCAGCTTCATAGAGTCGGGCCGATTAGTCAACCCGTGCCCGACCGGCCCGGACGGCGCACCGCCGTCCGGGCCGCACGCATCAGGTCAGCCGCCGAGCAGGGACTGCAGCGGTGTCGGCAGCACGATGGGACCGGGACCGGGACCGCCCGGCGGCGGTGACGGCACGGGGCTGCCGCCGGGCGCCGGCTTCTTCTTGCACTTCTTCTCGTCGTCGTCGTCGCAGTCCTCGTCGTCGTCGTCCTTCTTCGGCGGGTCGACGCCGTCGCCGACCCCCTCGGACTCGCCGAGCTTGCCGCCGGTGCCGTTGGCCAGCGGCTCGGGCAGCAGCTTCATGCCGGTGTGGGCGGCGTTCATGAAGGCCTGCCAGATGTCGGCGGGCAGGCCGACGCTGGTGATGTTGCCGCCGCCCAGCTTGGCGGGCCGGTAGATGGGGTCGGAGGCGTTCTTGACGTTGCCGACCCAGATCGCCGACGCGATCTGCGGGGTGTAGCCGACCGTCCACACGTGGGAGTGGGCGTTCTCCTTGGTCTTGCTCTCCCAGGTGCCGGTCTTCGCGGCGGCCTGGCGGCCCAGCAGCGGGTGGTAGTAGTAGCCGGGCATCGTCTTGAGCACCCCGGTCACCTCGTCGGCCACCTCGGCGCGGATGCGGCGCTCGGCCTGGATGACCTCCCCGGCCTGCGGGACCAGCTTGTACTTGCCGGTCTTCTCGTCCTTCTTCTCGACCTTGATCACGAAGTGCGGTTTGTAGTAGATGCCGTGGTTGGCGAAGGTCGCCATGCCCGAGGCGTGGTCCAGCACGGTGATCGGGTACTGCCCGAAGCCGACCTGGTAGTCGAACGAGGCGCGGCTGATGTCGGTGGCCGGGTCGGTGAGGTCGCGCGCCTTGCCGTCGCTGAGCGCCCACATGGTGTTGACGCCGGCCGCGTGCGCCATCTTGACGACCTTGTCCGGGCCGATCTTCTTGGCGATCTTGAAGAAGGGCACGTTGAGCGACATCCGGGTGACGTCCTTCAGCGTGCACTTGCGCTTGCACTTGAGCTTGCCCGGGTCGCGGCCGGCGTTCTCCACCTCGTACGGGCACAGCTTGTACTTGTCGCAGTTCTTGTTCTTGCCGGTGGCGGTGATCGGCGTCGGGTCCCAGGTCGACTTCAGCGAGATGCCCGCGTCGATCGCGGCGGCCAGCGTGTACACCTTGAACGACGACGCGGGCGGATGGCCGCCGTCCTCCCAGGTGGTGCCCTCGTTGATCTTCCCGGCGTAGTCGATGCCGGTGCCGTCGGCGCCGCCGTAGTAGGCCAGCACCCGGCCCGTCTTCGGGTCGATGGCGACCCCGGCCGCGATCACGTTCTTCGGATACCCGTTGATCTTCGTGCCCTTGACGTCGATCGCGTCTTCCACGTCGTTGGTGCACTGCTTCTGGTCGCCCTTGCCGGTGCACGACTGCTTCCACTCGAAGGTGCGGAACAGCTGCGCCTCCAGCGCCTTCTGCGCCTTCGCGTTGATCGTCGTGGTGATCCGGTAGCCCTTGTTGCGCCAGTCGGTGATGCCCCAGGCGGTCATCTCCCGGTCCACGTACTTCTGGATCACGAAGCCGGTGCCCGTGCCCTGCACCCCGGTCTCACCCGACTTCGCGGAGTACTTGCGCAGCGCCTTGTCGGGATAGACCATCGCCGCCCGCTGCTGGGCGTCGATCCGGCCCATCTCGACCAGGTTGTCCAGCACATAGTTCCACCGGATGCGGGCCGCGTCCGGGTTGAAGTGCGGGTCGAAGCCCTTGCTGCCGTCGGCCTCGTTCGGCTCCGGCTGCTTGAGCACCGCGCCGAGCACCGCGGCCTCCTCGACCGTCAGCTTGTCGGCCGGCTTGCCGAAGTACGCCCTGGCCGCCGCGCCCACGCCGCTCGATCCGCGGCCGAACCACACCGTGTTCACGTAGAAGCCGAGGATCTCGTCCTTGCTGTGCTCCTCCTCCAGGCGGCGCGCCATCACCGCCTCGCGCAGCTTGCGGGCGTAGCTGACCTCCAGGTCCTTCGCGGCGTTGCGGGCGTACTGCTGGGTGATCGTCGAGGCGCCCTGCGTCTCGCCGCCGGTCAGGTTGTTCCACGCGGCGCGCGCGATGCCCCACACGTCGATGCCGCTGTGCTGGAAGAAGTTCTTGTCCTCGCCCGCGATCAGCGCCGCCTTCACCTCGTCGGACAGCGTCGGCATGGCGACGATCTGCCGGTTCTCGCCGCCGAGCTTGGCGATCTGCTCGCCGTCGGAGGAGTAGACGAAGGTGTTCTCGTTCTCGCTGAAGTCCGCGGGCTCGGGCACCGAGTCGTAGAAGTAGGCGCCCGCGATCAGGCCGCCGCCCGCGAGCATCACGATCATCGCCACCGAGGCCAGCAGGATGCTGCGTCCCCACCGCTTGCGGCGCTTGCCCTTGCTGTCGGCCTCGCTGAGCCGGGTACGGGCCGGCCGCCCCTCCGGGGCCGTCCCGGCGGGACGTACGGCAGCCCGCCCGGAGCCGCCGGGCGTCGGGCGGCAGGTTGCGGCGGGCGCTCGCCCCGCGACGGTCGGCACGGCGGCGCGGCCCGCGACCCGGCCGGGCGGCGGGCTCGGCGACGCGGAGATGGTGCGGTCCGGGTTGGTGTACCCACTCTGACCTGCGGTTTCGCCGCGGGTGCCGGCATTGTCGTCGGGTGGGACGGGGGAGCGGCCCGAGGTGGGCGTCGGGGGCGAAGTCATTGGTCACACCCTTCGAGTCGTCGCGTGGCGGAGTGCTCGTCGGCCCGGCCTGAAGGAGCGTCGCTCCCACCGGATTACATCCGGGTTGTCCGGTCCTGCACCCTTCTAACGACGCACCCCCACGGGTCGCTCCACCCGCCGCGTCAGGTCACACCCGACAGCTCACCCGACCTGGCGACGACGCTGACCGAGGTCGCTGGAACGAGCGCACTGGTCTGCGGTTCGGGGTTCGAGTCCCCGGCAGCGCACCGCGAAAGCCCCGTCTCATCATCCGTGCGCGTCACGCAGTCTCGCCCAGCTGCCCCTCAAGCGGTCACACGGTGAAGAGGTCACCGGCCGCGGCAGACCTGAGTCAATCGACCGCGATGCGCAGGCCACGCACCGGCGAGGCGATGACGAGGGCGAGGCTGAGCACGACGGGCACAGCCAGCATCAGGTACGTGACCCGGACCCCGTAGGCGTCGGCGGCCAGGCCGCCGATCACGGCGCCGAACGGAGTGCCGCCCCAGGCCAGCATGCGCCCGGTGGTGTTGACGCGGCCCTGGAGCGCATCGGGTGTGAGCAGCTGTCGCACAGTGATGCCGTTGGCGTTCACGGTCAGGCGCGCCACGGCCCAGATCGCCCACCCGGTCAACGCCGACGTGAAGGCCGACGTGCCGGCCAATCCGATGAGGGCCGCGCCGAAGATGATGAGCCCGGTGATGGACACCGTTCCCTGGCCGGCCCACCGGCTGGCTTGGGGCAGGATGACGGCGGCGACCAGCGATCCGACCGCGGCGGCAGCGTAGAGCAGGCCCAGCCGTTGGTCTTCGGGCCCGATGTCGAGAGCCCGGTCGGCGTGTACGACGAGCAGACCCAGCGCGCCGCCGGCGGCCACGTTCAGGCCGAAGCCCGCAGCGGTCAGCGTACGCAGGACCGGTGTTCGCCAGAGGTGGCGCACCCCTTCGGCGATCTCGGCCCGCAGCCGGCGGGCCACCGCCGGCCCTGGGTCCAACCCGGTTCGTATCTGGGCGAGCAGCGCCGCGGACACCAGATAGGTGGCAGCGTCGACGGCCAGTACCAGAGTGGGGTCGGTGATCGCGGCCAGCAGGCCGGCAGTGGCGGGCGCGGCGATCTCCAGCACGATCTCGGTGGACCAGATCAGGCTGTTCGCCCGGGTGATCCCCGGCTTGCCGACGATGCTGACAAAGGCACCCCAGGCTGCGGCGTCGAACCAGCAGAAGCCGCAGCCCACGCCGAACGCCACGATGAGCAGGTGCCAGGTGGTCAGCGCATCGAACAGCGCGGCGACCGGTACGGTGGCGAGCAGGAGAGCGCAGCATACGTCAGCGGTGATCATCATGTGCTTGCGCCGCAGACG
The Catellatospora sp. IY07-71 DNA segment above includes these coding regions:
- a CDS encoding nuclear transport factor 2 family protein, yielding MSENKRTVERYLDGFRKNDHAQILSCLTDDITWTVYGAFKLSGKQAYDEAIDGPGFIQPPTLDLVRMVEQDDVIMAELTGEARRTDGSVMRMSMAEVFVMRGGLIAERRAWVIELKENDHR
- a CDS encoding discoidin domain-containing protein, encoding MSIPPVARRARFRRAALAASVTAALVLLAQSLVANTPAQAAGPLISQGKPVTASSIEGAGTPAAAAVDGDPGTRWSSQFSDPQWIRVDLGATAAIDQVRLVWETAYATAFQIQVSPDGNAWTSIYSTTTGTGGTQTLAVGGSGRYVRMYGTTRAIGYGYSLWEFQVFGVIGGQPSPSASPSSSPSPNPNPGGTPISEFKKVEASSYEGGNAPAAALDGRTTTRWSSQFSDPQWIRIDFGGTATVSRVVLNWESAFARGYRIETSADGTNWTGIYSTTTGNGGIETLNISGTGRYLRLYGTQRATGYGYSLWELQVFGTVNTSATTPPMLSAPTRPPATTGQFQLTGPADAAMVTTTRRPALSWNAVGGAARYQVWLNISRTDYDFTQSGNLIDLYTKVAEPTGTTYTPTWDLPDRWTYKWYVVAVNSSGGTVSVSNIRRFSVYLPVLETVADGVNIVNGSRDLNKNGAVEPYEDWRLPVETRVNDLLGRMTLEEKAYQMFYNAQAFNRAGWHFGPAEGPDLHNFLLSSATTRLGIPFVSAGDTIHGYKTTYPTQSALAAGRNYPLQYKLGDMQRREQLEVGTRGVLGPLAEVGTKVIYPRIQEGNGENADVAAAQVRALVAGLQGGPELNPASVLATVKHWPGEGAGGEALIVYDAVTIKYHMIPFRAALEAGAVNIMPGYAGSSFLDPGGPGAGDSAPILAYLRNNLGYTGLITTDWLPSGSWVGAAKAGSDVMGGADPGAPGYSMATFTAGVPAARIDDAVRRVLRLKFQLGIFEAPYGDPVNGTYRMHQPAYTQLANQASREAMTLLKNNGVLPLRLNAGDNIVVAGPRAADSLACCIWTSYFHQEYGSKNIIDSIRARAATAGVNVYQDSGPSPKLAIVAVGEGSYTHATNWVKEQPFLPPDQLAVIQNFRNQNIPVVVVLVMPRPYVITEWDALTAATVVTYRGGEEMGPALAGLLFGDYAPSGKLPWQLPRNLSDVLRPGGSDVLADAVEFWDLPYDLGATTAQRNEIRARIDAGQPVPTNYGNPLYPYGAGRTGW
- a CDS encoding transglycosylase domain-containing protein, with protein sequence MTSPPTPTSGRSPVPPDDNAGTRGETAGQSGYTNPDRTISASPSPPPGRVAGRAAVPTVAGRAPAATCRPTPGGSGRAAVRPAGTAPEGRPARTRLSEADSKGKRRKRWGRSILLASVAMIVMLAGGGLIAGAYFYDSVPEPADFSENENTFVYSSDGEQIAKLGGENRQIVAMPTLSDEVKAALIAGEDKNFFQHSGIDVWGIARAAWNNLTGGETQGASTITQQYARNAAKDLEVSYARKLREAVMARRLEEEHSKDEILGFYVNTVWFGRGSSGVGAAARAYFGKPADKLTVEEAAVLGAVLKQPEPNEADGSKGFDPHFNPDAARIRWNYVLDNLVEMGRIDAQQRAAMVYPDKALRKYSAKSGETGVQGTGTGFVIQKYVDREMTAWGITDWRNKGYRITTTINAKAQKALEAQLFRTFEWKQSCTGKGDQKQCTNDVEDAIDVKGTKINGYPKNVIAAGVAIDPKTGRVLAYYGGADGTGIDYAGKINEGTTWEDGGHPPASSFKVYTLAAAIDAGISLKSTWDPTPITATGKNKNCDKYKLCPYEVENAGRDPGKLKCKRKCTLKDVTRMSLNVPFFKIAKKIGPDKVVKMAHAAGVNTMWALSDGKARDLTDPATDISRASFDYQVGFGQYPITVLDHASGMATFANHGIYYKPHFVIKVEKKDEKTGKYKLVPQAGEVIQAERRIRAEVADEVTGVLKTMPGYYYHPLLGRQAAAKTGTWESKTKENAHSHVWTVGYTPQIASAIWVGNVKNASDPIYRPAKLGGGNITSVGLPADIWQAFMNAAHTGMKLLPEPLANGTGGKLGESEGVGDGVDPPKKDDDDEDCDDDDEKKCKKKPAPGGSPVPSPPPGGPGPGPIVLPTPLQSLLGG
- a CDS encoding MFS transporter; protein product: MRQHIEAAGVNGRRLFHRDFSYWYLARSISVAGTAASAVALPLLAYRTSGSPTLTAAVLGLEALPYLLFGLFAGAAADRLRRKHMMITADVCCALLLATVPVAALFDALTTWHLLIVAFGVGCGFCWFDAAAWGAFVSIVGKPGITRANSLIWSTEIVLEIAAPATAGLLAAITDPTLVLAVDAATYLVSAALLAQIRTGLDPGPAVARRLRAEIAEGVRHLWRTPVLRTLTAAGFGLNVAAGGALGLLVVHADRALDIGPEDQRLGLLYAAAAVGSLVAAVILPQASRWAGQGTVSITGLIIFGAALIGLAGTSAFTSALTGWAIWAVARLTVNANGITVRQLLTPDALQGRVNTTGRMLAWGGTPFGAVIGGLAADAYGVRVTYLMLAVPVVLSLALVIASPVRGLRIAVD